In Leptospiraceae bacterium, a genomic segment contains:
- a CDS encoding M20/M25/M40 family metallo-hydrolase gives MLRYSIYGSILLLFIFILYLLFSTEKGLTIKPIPAENRSLDYANLAEEAALDLQKYIQIQTVRGQEREAALFLKAILEKEGITVRLFEYPNKPERVNLIAEIKGTEEKGGLILSNHMDVVEAVRSEWSFEPFEGFRQGDRIFGRGAIDMKGLGIMQLYAFILVKKMNLPLKYNLMFLALADEETRSQHGARFLLSEYPDLFKGYEFMHNEGGSGTKDVILKGSEIFNIQYAEKGIIWLEAYSEGESGHGSTPHLQYAAKDMLNFLTEIQNVETEFTISDVTASFFYQMGTISPFPASFVLKRNRNFFLKPLLDSQIQKNRHLQAMTKNTISITGINTYPKGINVITPQTKAMLDIRILPGVKPEEYYKKLEKIAKKYKIRLKALHMEAATVSAIDSKFFKVLAETVSTVVPKVLVTPFMSPATTDSSYFRNIGIKCYGLIPALLNDKEIDGIHGKDESIRVEHLKTGIQILFESIVNYNK, from the coding sequence ATGTTGCGGTATAGTATATATGGAAGCATTCTTCTCCTTTTTATATTCATTCTGTATTTGCTTTTTTCTACAGAAAAAGGTTTAACTATAAAACCCATTCCAGCGGAAAATCGTAGTCTTGACTATGCCAACTTAGCCGAAGAAGCAGCCCTGGATTTACAAAAATACATTCAAATTCAAACTGTTCGCGGACAAGAAAGAGAAGCTGCTCTTTTCCTGAAAGCTATTCTGGAAAAAGAAGGTATCACTGTTCGACTTTTTGAATACCCCAACAAACCGGAACGAGTAAATCTGATAGCAGAAATCAAAGGAACTGAAGAAAAAGGAGGGCTTATTCTATCCAATCACATGGATGTAGTAGAAGCCGTACGTTCTGAATGGTCTTTTGAGCCTTTTGAAGGTTTTCGCCAGGGAGACAGGATCTTTGGTAGGGGAGCTATTGATATGAAGGGACTCGGAATCATGCAATTATATGCTTTTATCCTGGTAAAAAAAATGAATTTACCCCTGAAATATAACCTGATGTTTTTGGCCCTGGCCGACGAAGAAACCCGCTCTCAACACGGAGCCCGCTTTCTATTGAGCGAATATCCGGATCTCTTTAAAGGGTATGAATTCATGCATAATGAAGGAGGAAGTGGAACTAAAGATGTCATCCTAAAAGGAAGTGAAATATTCAATATTCAGTATGCAGAAAAAGGAATCATCTGGTTAGAAGCCTATTCCGAAGGTGAATCCGGTCATGGAAGCACACCTCACCTACAGTATGCAGCAAAAGATATGCTAAACTTTTTAACTGAAATACAGAATGTGGAAACAGAATTTACGATCAGTGATGTAACCGCTTCCTTCTTCTATCAGATGGGAACCATAAGTCCCTTCCCGGCTTCTTTCGTTCTGAAACGAAATCGAAATTTTTTCTTAAAACCTTTACTTGATTCCCAAATTCAAAAAAATCGCCATCTTCAGGCAATGACAAAGAATACCATCAGCATCACCGGAATTAATACATACCCTAAAGGAATCAATGTAATTACTCCCCAGACCAAAGCCATGCTGGATATTCGAATTTTACCGGGAGTAAAACCGGAAGAATATTATAAAAAGCTGGAAAAAATAGCTAAAAAATATAAAATAAGACTTAAGGCATTACACATGGAAGCAGCTACAGTTTCAGCTATTGATTCAAAATTCTTCAAAGTTCTTGCAGAAACAGTCAGCACTGTAGTACCTAAAGTTCTGGTAACACCTTTCATGTCACCGGCCACCACCGATTCCTCATATTTTCGGAATATTGG